One part of the Bdellovibrio sp. KM01 genome encodes these proteins:
- a CDS encoding Hpt domain-containing protein translates to MEIDSDLVGVSKQLRTLSGFDSHAFNHLLEDTTANTVLRILARFCVSLNECIPALERGSISGESEVVWKAAHKLAGSAEMLGFKEFGKRSKDLSWLLKQSEHIGENSEDVILYVAQARQLAVHLEAVFPNQKRYL, encoded by the coding sequence GTGGAAATAGATAGTGACTTGGTGGGAGTCAGCAAGCAGCTTAGAACGCTGTCCGGTTTTGATTCACATGCATTTAATCATTTATTAGAGGATACAACGGCCAATACTGTGTTGCGCATTTTGGCGCGGTTTTGCGTGTCGTTGAACGAATGTATTCCGGCTTTGGAGCGCGGTAGCATTTCTGGTGAGTCTGAAGTGGTTTGGAAGGCTGCGCATAAACTAGCCGGGTCCGCAGAAATGCTTGGTTTTAAGGAATTTGGTAAAAGATCCAAAGATCTTAGCTGGCTGCTAAAGCAGTCGGAACATATCGGGGAAAATTCTGAAGATGTAATTCTTTATGTGGCTCAGGCGCGTCAGTTAGCTGTGCACCTGGAGGCGGTATTTCCTAATCAGAAGCGCTATCTTTAA
- a CDS encoding response regulator transcription factor gives MAKILCVEDSSEFFIYLTSVLKDHSLTQAESIAEAFNIVQTGRDSFDMVLLDISLPDGNGMKILPDLKDSFKAKPVPIIILSTDDDIISKVAAFGIGADDYISKPPNSSELRARVDARLRAVKSYQQNTQQVQLGDLFIDSNRMCVEIRNQKGSAQVELTPFEFKILKILCSRPGQVFSREQLIDQVWGVGKYVTERTVDAHVSHLRKKISDSSVKVETVLSAGYKATIKDSASD, from the coding sequence ATGGCAAAAATTCTCTGCGTCGAAGACAGCTCTGAGTTCTTTATCTATCTGACTTCGGTACTGAAAGATCACAGTCTTACCCAAGCCGAATCAATTGCTGAGGCATTTAATATCGTGCAAACAGGTCGCGATAGTTTCGATATGGTACTGCTTGATATCTCACTTCCAGACGGAAATGGGATGAAGATACTTCCGGATCTTAAAGATTCCTTTAAAGCAAAACCTGTTCCTATTATCATTTTGAGCACTGACGATGACATCATCAGTAAAGTTGCGGCATTTGGTATTGGTGCGGATGACTATATTTCCAAACCACCAAATTCAAGTGAACTGCGTGCTCGCGTGGATGCACGTTTACGCGCTGTAAAATCTTATCAGCAAAATACACAGCAAGTTCAGTTGGGTGATTTGTTTATTGATTCAAATCGTATGTGCGTGGAAATTCGCAATCAAAAAGGCTCGGCACAAGTTGAGCTCACACCATTTGAATTTAAAATTTTAAAGATCCTTTGCAGTCGACCAGGGCAAGTGTTCAGCCGTGAACAGTTGATCGATCAGGTTTGGGGTGTCGGTAAATACGTCACCGAAAGAACCGTAGACGCTCACGTCAGCCACTTGCGCAAGAAAATCAGCGATAGCTCAGTCAAAGTGGAAACCGTATTGAGCGCGGGTTACAAAGCGACTATTAAAGATAGCGCTTCTGATTAG
- a CDS encoding response regulator: MKNRILVVEDDLALKPIWEHILRRQFTDYHLDWAVSCEEAQKLVSASIVHESPYSLIVTDLFLSGAGTGLDLVRFLARAVKSSPIILVSIVDEIALRTKYGELLHNMQVLTKPISVPQCDRALEKIFGVDIAPSR, encoded by the coding sequence ATGAAAAATAGAATTTTGGTTGTTGAAGATGATTTAGCCCTTAAGCCGATTTGGGAGCATATTTTGCGCCGGCAGTTCACAGACTATCACCTGGATTGGGCCGTGAGCTGCGAAGAGGCGCAAAAACTTGTCAGCGCCTCGATCGTTCATGAATCACCGTATTCTCTTATTGTGACGGACTTATTCCTTTCAGGAGCGGGCACAGGCTTAGACCTGGTCCGCTTCCTGGCACGAGCTGTAAAATCCAGTCCTATCATTTTGGTATCTATTGTCGACGAAATCGCTTTGCGCACAAAGTACGGAGAGCTTTTGCATAATATGCAGGTTCTTACCAAGCCCATCAGTGTTCCGCAGTGCGATCGGGCTTTAGAGAAAATCTTTGGAGTTGATATTGCTCCCTCAAGATAG
- a CDS encoding SDR family oxidoreductase: protein MQTLSVFRKVILITGCSSGLGKAIAEKMIRSDRYRVVVTARAPSFEKLASIFPENDNTMLLPLDVTQDGEISAVVNEICRRWERIDVLINNAGVCFRSVVEHMDVSAEDLQMRTNFFGPVNLMKSVLPIMREQRKGHIVNVSSVSGMVSMPTMASYSASKHALEGVSEALWYECRPYGIHVSIVQPGFINSASFKNVILSPKARLSYELRGPHSEYYDSMAPFIEKLMGYSFSRPEAVANRIIRLIEKSNPPLRTKVTLDAIIFGVLRRMIPGSWFHKLMFYFLPESKRWGK from the coding sequence ATGCAAACCCTATCCGTCTTCCGTAAAGTTATATTAATCACTGGCTGCAGCTCTGGCTTGGGTAAAGCAATTGCAGAAAAGATGATTCGTTCAGATCGCTATCGTGTGGTGGTCACCGCGCGAGCGCCTTCTTTTGAAAAGCTGGCATCGATCTTTCCTGAAAATGACAACACAATGCTTCTGCCCTTGGATGTAACGCAAGACGGGGAAATTTCTGCCGTAGTGAATGAGATCTGCCGCCGCTGGGAGCGAATTGATGTTTTGATCAATAATGCCGGTGTCTGCTTTCGCTCCGTAGTCGAGCATATGGATGTTAGTGCCGAAGACTTGCAGATGCGCACCAATTTTTTTGGACCGGTGAATTTAATGAAATCTGTTTTGCCCATTATGCGTGAACAGCGCAAAGGGCACATCGTCAATGTCTCCTCTGTCAGTGGAATGGTGTCGATGCCCACCATGGCGTCATATAGTGCATCCAAACATGCACTGGAAGGCGTAAGTGAGGCTTTGTGGTATGAATGCAGGCCGTATGGAATCCATGTCAGCATCGTGCAGCCGGGCTTTATTAATTCGGCTTCATTCAAGAATGTCATTTTATCACCCAAGGCTCGTTTAAGTTACGAACTGCGCGGTCCGCATTCTGAATACTATGATTCGATGGCTCCCTTTATTGAAAAATTAATGGGGTATTCGTTCAGTCGTCCCGAAGCTGTGGCGAACCGAATTATCAGGCTGATCGAAAAGAGCAATCCGCCTTTGCGGACCAAGGTGACCTTAGACGCGATTATCTTTGGAGTTTTAAGAAGGATGATTCCCGGGTCCTGGTTTCATAAGTTGATGTTTTATTTCCTGCCGGAATCGAAGCGCTGGGGGAAATAA
- a CDS encoding SLBB domain-containing protein: MFVSKCSRYVIALVFTLNSVAFAQSPDSLGNDIKQPQQASEYIFRSSPKESLISVQLLGAVTRPGIYYVPPSTDLLKLITLAGGAGSTGDMSEITVRKLEPKSWAEIKSKAVSEYQGAYEVDAEKVIKYGGAKQLKLAQDDFIYVPSKSYMVSSDATRTITVVSLVLGIALTALLIDKNSGHNGAH, encoded by the coding sequence ATGTTTGTTTCTAAGTGTTCCCGATATGTCATTGCTCTGGTTTTCACTCTAAATTCCGTTGCATTTGCGCAATCACCGGATTCGTTGGGCAACGATATCAAACAACCTCAGCAAGCATCTGAATATATTTTCCGCTCTTCACCTAAAGAGTCGTTGATTAGTGTGCAGCTTTTGGGGGCCGTCACTAGACCAGGAATTTACTATGTTCCTCCATCCACTGATTTATTGAAGCTGATCACTTTGGCAGGCGGCGCTGGTAGCACTGGAGATATGTCTGAAATTACGGTGAGAAAACTCGAACCAAAATCTTGGGCGGAAATTAAATCTAAAGCCGTCAGTGAGTATCAAGGTGCTTACGAAGTCGATGCTGAAAAGGTAATCAAATATGGGGGAGCGAAACAGTTAAAGCTTGCTCAGGATGATTTCATTTATGTTCCTTCCAAGTCATATATGGTGAGCAGTGATGCGACTCGCACGATCACAGTGGTTTCCCTGGTTTTGGGGATCGCTTTGACGGCGCTGTTGATTGACAAAAATTCAGGGCACAACGGAGCTCACTAA
- a CDS encoding O-antigen ligase: MIHVKDARILFLIKCLVALTFLCKVSLGGILPIPREVPYLIFQQGMHPYINVLLTFLFGGPLVLLWLRVRARQHLSGFYKLFVFFLMIVLAVQTLLQVYYVNPDESAIMQIGAMLVSLFMVGIYGLIIPSLWNVQDFLRFVQRWTGALVLLSLVVLVLHPGSTFKGGRFIGVFKHIPHMVTCATTAFVFSLGTFLLEYKLKHKIWNSLILFVSFIAIILTGTRSSAAAAMFAFLLTLILHETRTTKGRMFKFGVVSFLTTFTLFFGMQSYELAHDIATGHSSLGGRQAQDGIASRLEEVERGSEIFKQEPWLGHGLMSKFASGNDVDVSNYNSFKDPHNIFVSAGVVGGWPLLVLAAIALGFMTIGSLKALKTFSIAKRQVSIYLLAHIPILVIYHIHLSIGGMADRLYWMVFGFVAAAVFEEVRIRSASSTKETISAQLGLLSKS; encoded by the coding sequence ATGATTCACGTAAAGGACGCGCGTATTTTATTTTTGATAAAATGCCTGGTGGCCTTGACGTTTCTTTGCAAAGTTTCGTTAGGCGGAATCTTACCTATCCCACGGGAAGTTCCGTATTTGATTTTTCAGCAGGGGATGCATCCTTATATCAATGTCCTTTTGACGTTTTTGTTCGGAGGACCGTTGGTTCTTTTATGGCTGCGAGTTCGCGCTCGCCAGCACCTCAGTGGCTTCTATAAGTTATTTGTTTTCTTTTTAATGATTGTTTTGGCGGTGCAGACTTTACTGCAAGTTTATTACGTCAATCCCGATGAATCAGCGATCATGCAGATCGGTGCGATGCTGGTGTCGCTTTTCATGGTGGGCATCTATGGCTTGATCATCCCGAGTTTATGGAATGTTCAGGATTTTCTAAGGTTTGTGCAGCGCTGGACGGGGGCTTTAGTTTTACTCTCACTGGTGGTTTTGGTTCTGCATCCGGGTTCTACATTTAAAGGTGGCCGCTTTATTGGCGTCTTTAAACACATCCCTCACATGGTGACCTGTGCGACCACCGCTTTCGTATTTTCATTAGGTACTTTCCTCCTTGAGTACAAACTGAAACATAAGATTTGGAATTCGCTGATTTTATTTGTGAGTTTCATCGCGATCATTTTAACGGGAACGCGTTCCTCGGCGGCGGCGGCGATGTTTGCGTTTTTGCTGACTTTGATTCTGCATGAAACCAGGACGACAAAGGGGCGCATGTTTAAATTCGGTGTGGTTTCATTTCTCACAACCTTTACGCTGTTCTTTGGTATGCAAAGTTACGAGCTCGCCCATGACATCGCAACGGGGCATTCTTCGTTGGGTGGTCGACAAGCACAGGATGGAATTGCCTCGCGCCTGGAAGAAGTTGAGCGTGGCAGCGAGATCTTTAAACAAGAACCGTGGTTAGGCCATGGTTTGATGTCTAAGTTTGCTTCCGGAAATGATGTTGATGTTTCTAATTACAATTCATTTAAAGATCCGCACAACATTTTTGTCTCGGCAGGTGTTGTGGGAGGATGGCCCTTGTTGGTACTTGCCGCGATAGCCCTGGGTTTCATGACAATCGGCTCATTGAAAGCTTTGAAAACATTTAGTATCGCAAAACGGCAAGTCTCAATTTATCTGCTTGCTCATATACCGATTTTAGTGATCTATCATATTCACTTATCTATTGGGGGTATGGCGGATCGTCTTTACTGGATGGTCTTTGGCTTCGTTGCTGCGGCCGTTTTTGAAGAGGTGCGAATTCGCTCTGCAAGTTCTACAAAGGAAACCATAAGTGCCCAACTGGGGCTACTGTCTAAGTCTTAG
- a CDS encoding polysaccharide deacetylase family protein: MKSGIVLVLTAGMLSLTACNSGFDVAKQDLQLSLNDNQAAVSMAAWEGSENHPDRVFEKWQSEIKAKSLKAEEVCQALLEADGQTLSLMAPEIERAENAEMLKGCKADLLAKVQKFYEDDRDNLTMNLENFFGDQTTPRDYRPVTPRKFPDNVQIRDMSNGYYAVNADVAPGEVILTFDDGPSEKYTQIILKTLKQMNAKAIFFHLGKNVNANPSIVKMVAADGHSIGGHSMTHRCLANKTICAKNNGGKALSFKQATEEIAGSMNAIKNTLGWVDPFFRFPYGEYDKSLTAYLNNRGIGNFYWRIDSNDWKSQTPSNLIKNTMNQVKAAGKGIILFHDIHQRTAEALPEILNQLYNGGYKIVLLKPKKAMTVPVNPAP; encoded by the coding sequence ATGAAATCAGGAATCGTATTAGTTTTGACTGCGGGTATGCTGTCTTTGACTGCTTGTAATAGCGGTTTTGATGTTGCTAAACAGGATCTACAATTGTCTTTGAATGATAACCAGGCTGCAGTTTCAATGGCAGCATGGGAAGGTTCTGAAAATCATCCCGATCGTGTTTTTGAAAAATGGCAATCTGAAATCAAAGCTAAATCACTAAAGGCGGAAGAAGTCTGTCAGGCTTTGCTTGAGGCCGATGGCCAAACTCTTTCACTGATGGCACCGGAAATTGAGCGCGCGGAAAATGCGGAAATGCTTAAAGGCTGTAAAGCTGATCTTTTGGCAAAAGTTCAAAAGTTTTATGAAGATGATCGCGATAATTTGACTATGAACCTGGAAAATTTCTTTGGTGATCAGACGACACCCAGAGACTATCGCCCCGTAACTCCTCGAAAATTCCCAGACAATGTTCAAATTCGTGATATGTCGAATGGTTACTACGCTGTGAATGCAGATGTGGCTCCGGGCGAGGTTATTTTGACGTTTGACGACGGTCCATCTGAAAAATACACGCAGATTATTTTGAAAACTTTGAAGCAAATGAACGCTAAAGCTATTTTCTTCCACTTGGGTAAGAACGTGAATGCAAATCCAAGCATCGTGAAAATGGTTGCAGCCGATGGCCACTCCATTGGCGGTCACTCGATGACTCACAGATGTCTTGCGAACAAAACGATCTGCGCAAAAAACAATGGTGGTAAAGCGTTATCGTTTAAGCAGGCCACAGAGGAGATCGCAGGCAGCATGAATGCGATTAAAAACACTCTGGGTTGGGTGGACCCATTCTTTAGATTTCCATATGGTGAATACGATAAATCTTTGACGGCTTATTTGAACAACAGAGGAATCGGTAACTTCTATTGGAGAATCGATTCCAATGACTGGAAGTCACAGACTCCATCGAATTTGATTAAAAATACGATGAACCAAGTGAAAGCTGCAGGCAAAGGCATTATCCTTTTCCACGATATTCATCAAAGAACGGCAGAAGCACTTCCAGAAATTTTGAATCAGCTTTACAACGGCGGTTACAAGATTGTTCTTTTGAAGCCTAAGAAAGCAATGACAGTCCCAGTCAATCCTGCACCGTAA
- a CDS encoding polysaccharide deacetylase family protein: MSSVKKSLTYVAATLLLSSCGNGVGQQIQNTIQVNKNATSLAEWSASPSNPENLFVQWRQEPKNLDEQEKLSSQICSKLKDLDGLSLTIFENEIRNESNKQLVMPCRKDLLAQLERHYAAERATLKIRVNALSQQPSGNTFQFPDNVQYRDVSKGYYARAGDVGPKEIVITFDDGPSAIYTPSVLRSLKEVNAKAHFFQLGKSIRQNFDVTKAVATDGHAVGTHSMTHSCLANTPTCERLMYKALSFTEAVAEIKGGHQAAFDTLGFVEPFFRFPYGEVDPDLRNFLNQNSVAEFNWNIDSEDWKAQTNEELLRHTLETIDKKGKGILLMHDIHRRTAEVLPQLLAELYNRGFSVVLLQPADATARYNSKLVKKPVP; the protein is encoded by the coding sequence ATGAGTTCAGTGAAAAAATCTTTAACTTATGTGGCAGCCACTTTGCTTTTATCCTCCTGTGGAAATGGCGTTGGTCAACAGATTCAAAATACAATTCAGGTAAATAAAAACGCCACTTCGTTGGCGGAATGGTCGGCATCACCTTCTAATCCTGAAAACTTGTTTGTTCAGTGGCGTCAAGAACCGAAAAATCTGGATGAGCAGGAAAAGCTAAGTTCACAAATTTGCAGTAAGCTAAAAGACCTTGATGGTTTGTCGCTAACGATCTTTGAGAATGAAATTCGCAACGAATCCAACAAGCAGTTGGTAATGCCCTGTCGTAAAGATTTACTGGCTCAGCTAGAAAGACATTATGCCGCCGAACGCGCGACTTTGAAAATCCGCGTGAACGCCTTGAGCCAACAGCCTTCTGGAAATACCTTTCAATTTCCAGACAACGTTCAATATCGTGATGTTTCCAAAGGATATTATGCGAGAGCGGGGGATGTGGGTCCCAAAGAGATCGTAATCACGTTTGACGATGGCCCGAGTGCGATTTACACGCCTTCGGTTTTAAGGTCATTGAAAGAGGTCAACGCCAAGGCGCACTTCTTCCAACTAGGAAAAAGCATCCGTCAGAACTTCGATGTCACAAAAGCCGTAGCGACTGATGGTCACGCTGTTGGCACTCACTCCATGACTCATTCCTGCCTGGCAAATACGCCAACCTGCGAACGCTTGATGTACAAGGCCTTGTCCTTTACCGAAGCCGTCGCTGAGATCAAGGGTGGGCACCAGGCCGCATTCGATACGTTGGGCTTCGTCGAGCCGTTCTTCCGCTTCCCTTACGGAGAGGTCGACCCAGATCTACGTAACTTTCTAAATCAGAACTCTGTAGCAGAATTCAACTGGAACATCGACAGCGAAGACTGGAAAGCCCAAACCAACGAAGAACTTCTGAGACATACTCTAGAAACCATCGATAAAAAAGGTAAAGGCATTCTCCTCATGCACGACATCCATAGAAGAACTGCAGAGGTCCTGCCACAGTTGCTTGCCGAGCTTTACAATCGAGGCTTCAGTGTAGTACTACTCCAACCCGCGGACGCAACGGCACGCTATAACAGCAAGCTGGTGAAAAAACCCGTCCCCTAG
- a CDS encoding YkgJ family cysteine cluster protein has protein sequence MCNGCHGHCCTMPVEIKLSDLIRLGVTDEDEAAAGVKKLSKRLIKEKIIISYRSGTEFFMLSSRPNGDCLYLHPITRLCTVYEKRPDTCREFPKIGPRPGYCPVGPKSK, from the coding sequence ATGTGCAATGGATGCCATGGGCATTGTTGCACGATGCCCGTTGAAATCAAACTTTCAGACCTCATTCGCCTTGGTGTAACCGACGAAGACGAAGCCGCGGCGGGCGTAAAAAAACTCTCCAAGCGCCTCATCAAAGAAAAAATAATAATCTCCTACAGAAGCGGCACCGAATTCTTCATGCTAAGCTCCCGCCCCAACGGGGACTGCCTCTACCTACACCCAATAACCCGCCTCTGCACAGTCTACGAAAAACGCCCAGACACCTGCCGAGAATTCCCCAAAATAGGCCCCCGCCCAGGCTACTGCCCCGTAGGCCCAAAATCCAAATAA
- the rfaE2 gene encoding D-glycero-beta-D-manno-heptose 1-phosphate adenylyltransferase — protein MGQVRKFDDIAEALAPLRSEGKKIVFTNGCFDLLHVGHVRYLQEARSLGDVLVVGVNSDASVKRLKGPTRPVQIENDRAEILAALGCVGFSVIFTEDTPENLIKKVKPDILVKGGDWKIDQIVGGTFVAGYGGQVMSLQFIDGKSTTKLIEKAQQN, from the coding sequence ATGGGCCAAGTTCGCAAGTTCGATGATATCGCTGAAGCCTTGGCTCCGCTTCGTTCCGAAGGTAAAAAAATCGTATTCACAAATGGCTGCTTCGATCTTCTGCATGTAGGACATGTTCGCTACCTGCAGGAAGCTCGCTCGTTGGGTGACGTATTGGTTGTGGGAGTGAATTCCGACGCCAGCGTAAAACGCCTGAAAGGCCCGACTCGTCCTGTACAAATTGAAAACGATCGTGCGGAAATCCTGGCAGCTCTGGGTTGCGTCGGGTTTTCTGTGATCTTTACTGAAGACACTCCAGAAAATTTGATCAAAAAAGTTAAACCCGACATCTTGGTTAAAGGTGGCGACTGGAAAATCGACCAAATCGTGGGTGGAACATTCGTTGCGGGTTACGGTGGTCAGGTGATGTCTTTGCAATTCATCGACGGCAAATCCACGACGAAATTGATCGAAAAAGCCCAACAGAATTAG
- a CDS encoding metalloendopeptidase, translating to MDPFEEFEFKPLTDGLGFHKKKAATAKFETEADSFSASPSPALLKNQGLELIEENSVDPLRPPLPRKKSSPATSPVPSAPGYLTEVGGEANPASSTAAVDEILKTLQKNRRLEFDEKSKTKITAQTKEEYKSTVFSFSAGLLDGMLVMAASLLCLILLVSIARIDLVANLTQPDENYFVYLAIVSIFACVSFVYLSLNRIFMGATPGEWAFDQRVGTPADLVSGMFCLKVAARSALVIATGFIVFPILSALMNKDYAGQITGARLLKKV from the coding sequence ATGGATCCTTTCGAAGAGTTTGAATTTAAGCCCCTGACGGATGGTCTAGGTTTCCACAAAAAGAAAGCTGCGACCGCTAAATTTGAAACGGAAGCTGATTCTTTTTCGGCTTCTCCGTCACCTGCTCTTTTGAAAAACCAGGGTTTGGAATTGATCGAAGAAAATTCGGTTGATCCACTTCGTCCACCACTTCCTCGCAAAAAGTCCAGCCCGGCGACTTCACCTGTTCCTTCTGCTCCAGGTTACCTGACAGAAGTGGGCGGCGAAGCAAATCCTGCAAGCTCGACAGCAGCGGTTGATGAGATTCTTAAAACTCTTCAAAAAAATCGCCGTTTGGAATTTGATGAGAAATCAAAAACCAAGATCACTGCGCAAACTAAAGAAGAATACAAATCGACGGTTTTCAGTTTCTCTGCAGGTCTATTGGATGGAATGCTTGTTATGGCAGCCAGCCTTCTGTGCCTGATTCTGTTGGTGTCTATCGCAAGAATTGATCTTGTGGCAAACTTGACTCAACCGGATGAGAACTACTTCGTTTACCTGGCGATCGTATCCATCTTTGCTTGTGTGTCTTTCGTTTATCTTTCTTTGAATCGCATCTTTATGGGTGCAACTCCGGGCGAATGGGCTTTCGATCAACGTGTAGGTACGCCAGCTGATCTTGTATCTGGTATGTTCTGCCTTAAAGTTGCTGCTCGCAGCGCTTTGGTGATCGCTACGGGTTTCATTGTATTCCCGATTTTGTCCGCTCTGATGAATAAAGACTATGCCGGTCAAATCACTGGCGCTCGTCTGCTTAAGAAAGTATAG
- a CDS encoding 16S rRNA (uracil(1498)-N(3))-methyltransferase translates to MRRYWIEKKDLFGDQVNFSGDVFHHIFDVCRQAVGSKFEVLTEDSKAYFVEVTQVSKKSATAQVIEERDIPPLKTPHVHLALSISRFPVMDAVMEKAVEMGVKSIQPFFSEFSFVRSGEKISDNKTERWDKIVKSATQQSGRGDLMKVPAAVNFDKLAGLINQNDSSVGLFAYEGPSTLSIKEYVSKVKASHPAGITNIWIIVGSEGGFSHSEVQKFQDLGLHPVTLGPQVLRVETACMALVSVLKYDFDLMV, encoded by the coding sequence ATGAGACGCTATTGGATCGAAAAAAAAGATCTGTTCGGTGATCAAGTTAATTTCTCTGGAGATGTGTTTCATCACATCTTCGATGTTTGCCGTCAGGCCGTGGGTTCCAAATTCGAAGTTCTAACTGAAGACAGCAAAGCATACTTTGTCGAGGTCACTCAAGTTTCCAAAAAATCCGCGACCGCTCAAGTGATCGAAGAACGGGACATCCCGCCTTTGAAAACTCCCCATGTCCATTTGGCTCTTTCGATTTCTCGCTTCCCTGTGATGGATGCGGTGATGGAAAAAGCTGTGGAAATGGGTGTAAAAAGCATCCAGCCTTTTTTCTCTGAATTCAGCTTTGTCCGCTCCGGCGAAAAAATCTCTGATAATAAAACAGAGCGCTGGGATAAAATCGTGAAGTCAGCAACCCAACAATCCGGTCGTGGCGATCTGATGAAAGTTCCAGCCGCCGTGAACTTTGATAAGCTTGCGGGCCTCATTAACCAAAATGACTCTTCCGTGGGTCTATTTGCATATGAAGGCCCATCAACGCTAAGCATTAAAGAATACGTCAGCAAAGTAAAAGCGTCTCACCCTGCCGGCATCACGAACATTTGGATTATCGTGGGCAGCGAAGGCGGCTTTTCCCACTCCGAAGTTCAAAAATTCCAGGACCTAGGCCTTCATCCAGTCACCTTGGGACCCCAGGTTTTGCGAGTCGAAACGGCTTGCATGGCTCTGGTATCAGTCCTAAAGTATGACTTTGATCTGATGGTTTAA